In one window of Palaemon carinicauda isolate YSFRI2023 chromosome 2, ASM3689809v2, whole genome shotgun sequence DNA:
- the LOC137620203 gene encoding uncharacterized protein, with translation MSTLSELTAIGKELGLSGSDLAYFIKEQQEFELAKRAEQRDAEREQMEAEKAILAEKRALMEADKERLELEITLKSSKSDETSMSAFVPAKFSDKWGTKLIPKFSESDVGKFFIAFEKVAHQLAWPKELWAVLVQSAFSGKAQVVYAALSAEDSSDYDIVKKMILNAYQLIPEAYRQKFRFWRKMFNQTFVEWAGQKAVKLDEWLAAEEATIFAELRELVLLEDFKNNIPKDVRIHIEEFNIDNVNEAAKAADRFVLSHKHYGKKKTHWEAGVEKVEVIKGRESPSSPSRDARQARDIVCYKCGKKGHVKSHCPEVTKSVKPVMLMDCRSVPPVSSSLEGEVSGSTPYGKEFEDFVFRGIVKVGSEATDGNIVALLRDTGSCQSCILETSLPKDFSRKGQDFVLLGGFPDTVTSWPVEEVYLESPLVTGRLKLAVVSALPVSGVDLLIGNDVMQGSGTACASEGRKGVSVVNERVMVNVKPVFPVTRAQSREEVKGGEADINLENCFQTKTQPKTKKGKSKQKKNLSLKSMVNISEDFATDSSCMFPDRQTLISAQKEDGELKSIYEEAEQLKEQDDLSEASYVLKNDVLYRLIRPVTASTDEEWKVREQIVVPSKFRHFILQEAHESEWGGHLRIQKTLSKVKDNFFWPSVKKDVVRHCKSCHQCQMVGKPNQKITKAPLIPISAFEEPFTQIVIDIVGPLPKTKTGFQYMLTIMDRTTRFPEVIPVRGIKSGIVIKHLMDFFSRYGLPREIQSDQGSNFTSREFQAKMNELGIKHNLASSYHPESQGILERFHSTLKNALTKYCLDHVEEWDKDLPLLRFALRSAPSESLGFSPFQMVYGHNVRGPLDLLREHWEGSNGKINSLDYILSFKEKLWSIWQWAQNNLSTSQAKMKTHYDRKSQVRNFEAGEQVLVLLPIPGQFRAQFVGPAVVKKKLNDVDYLVEIPGRRKKYQLCHINIMKKYFSRANTVKSVSAVVPKECNGQEVESKEYGWNGENSKILCNPDSLFKHLNAQEATDIKDLFEEHPSIFKDTPGLVRSLQHDVVLNPNAQPIRQAPYRLSPQKAEAVRKEVSYMLENDLITPSSSPWSSPVVLVKKENGQDRLCFDCRKVNDLTVADNFPLPRIEDCIDKIGNAKYISKLDLLKGYRQVPLTENAREISAFITPEGLFECKVMPFGMRNAASTFQRMMWMITNGLKGCVVYLDDIIIFSDNWKDHVDRIRALFRAIADAGLVVNLSKCEFGKAEVIYLGHHVGQGKVLPKEKNIEAVLAFPTPKTRKNVRQFVGLAGYYRRFVPSFSEIVTPLTNLLREI, from the coding sequence ATGTCAACTTTAAGCGAGTTAACTGCCATAGGTAAGGAACTTGGATTGTCAGGATCTGACTTAGCATATTTCATAAAAGAGCAACAGGAGTTCGAACTCGCTAAACGAGCAGAGCAGAGAGACGCTGAAAGAGAGCAAATGGAAGCAGAAAAAGCAATATTGGCTGAAAAGAGAGCGCTTATGGAAGCTGATAAAGAAAGGCTTGAGTTAGAGATAACTTTAAAGTCTTCAAAGTCCGATGAAACTTCTATGAGTGCTTTTGTGCCAGCTAAGTTCAGTGATAAGTGGGGAACTAAGCTAATTCCTAAGTTTAGCGAGTCAGATGTCGGAAAATTTTTCATTGCTTTTGAGAAAGTAGCTCATCAGTTGGCTTGGCCCAAGGAACTCTGGGCTGTATTAGTGCAATCTGCATTCTCTGGTAAGGCACAAGTAGTTTATGCAGCGTTAAGTGCAGAAGATTCCAGTgattatgatattgtgaaaaaaatgattttaaatgcATACCAGCTAATCCCAGAAGCTTACCGGCAGAAATTCAGATTCTGGcgtaaaatgtttaatcaaacattTGTAGAATGGGCAGGCCAGAAAGCAGTTAAACTTGACGAGTGGTTGGCTGCAGAGGAGGCAACTATATTTGCCGAGTTACGAGAACTGGTTTTGTTGgaggattttaaaaataacattcccaAAGACGTCCGCATCCATATTGAAgaatttaacattgataatgtGAATGAGGCAGCAAAGGCAGCAGACAGGTTTGTTTTGTCACACAAGCATTATGGTAAGAAGAAAACTCATTGGGAAGCAGGTGTGGAAAAGGTGGAAGTAATAAAGGGTAGAGAAAGTCCTTCATCCCCTTCGAGGGATGCGAGGCAGGCCCGGGACATTgtttgttataagtgtggtaagaaAGGTCATGTTAAGTCACATTGTCCTGAAGTAACTAAGTCGGTTAAACCAGTTATGTTGATGGATTGTAGGTCAGTGCCGCCTGTGTCTTCTAGTCTTGAAGGAGAGGTGAGTGGGAGCACGCCTTATGGTAAGGAATTTGAAGACTTTGTCTTTAGAGGTATAGTGAAAGTTGGATCTGAGGCAACTGATGGTAATATCGTTGCATTGCTGCGGGATACTGGCTCGTGCCAGTCCTGCATTCTGGAAACCTCTCTCCCTAAAGATTTCTCACGGAAAGGTCAGGATTTTGTGTTGCTTGGGGGTTTCCCAGATACAGTAACATCTTGGCCTGTggaagaagtttatttggaatctcctTTGGTAACTGGTAGGTTGAAACTGGCTGTAGTTAGTGCATTGCCTGTGAGTGGTGTGGATTTGTTGATAGGCAATGATGTGATGCAAGGTAGTGGCACAGCCTGTGCATCAGAAGGTCGAAAGGGGGTTAGTGTGGTTAATGAACGTGTTATGGTAAATGTTAAACCTGTTTTTCCTGTAACCCGAGCCCAATCTAGAGAGGAAGTCAAAGGTGGAGAAGCTGACATAAATTTGGAAAACTGCTTCCAAACCAAAACTCAACCTAAGACAAAGAAAGGTAAGTCCAAgcagaaaaaaaatctttcgttaAAGTCTATGGTTAATATATCTGAAGACTTTGCTACAGATTCTAGTTGCATGTTTCCAGATAGGCAAACCCTAATTAGTGCTCAAAAAGAAGATGGCGAATTGAAAAGTATATATGAAGAAGCAGAACAGCTAAAGGAACAGGATGATTTAAGTGAAGCAAGTTATGTATTAAAGAATGATGTGTTATATAGATTAATTCGTCCAGTGACTGCATCTACTGATGAAGAGTGGAAGGTAAGGGAACAAATTGTAGTACCTAGTAAGTTTAGGCATTTTATTTTGCAAGAGGCTCATGAAAGTGAATGGGGTGGTCATTTAAGAATACAAAAAACACTGTCCaaagtgaaagataattttttttggccttctgtaaagaaagatgTAGTCAGACATTGTAAGTCATGTCATCAGTGCCAAATGGTTGGAAAACCCAACCAGAAAATTACTAAAGCGCCTTTAATTCCTATCTCAGCTTTTGAAGAACCATTCACGCAAATTGTTATTGACattgtgggtcctttacccaaaaccAAAACAGGTTTTCAGTACATGTTAACTATAATGGACAGAACCACTAGATTTCCTGAGGTAATACCTGTTAGAGGCATTAAGAGTGGTATTGTAATTAAGCATCTCATGGACTTCTTTTCTCGTTATGGTTTGCCTCGAGAGATACAGTCGGATCAAGGTTCTAATTTCACTAGTAGGGAGTTCCAGGCTAAAATGAATGAACTTGGCATTAAACACAACTTGGCATCCTCATATCATCCCGAAAGTCAgggaatacttgaaagatttcactccactctgaagaatgctttgactaagtattgtttagaccatgttgaggaatgggataaagacttGCCTTTATTGCGTTTTGCTTTAAGATCAGCCCCTAGTGAATCtctgggtttttctccttttcagatggtctatggacacaatgtgagagggcctcttgatttattaagggaacattgggaagggagtaatggtaaaataaattcacttgattatattttgtctttcaaaGAGAAATTATGGAGCATTTGGCAATGGGCCCAAAATAATCTCTCTACTTCGCAGGCTAAAATGAAAACTCATTATGATAGAAAGTCTCAAGTTAGGAATTTTGAAGCAGGAGAACAAGTACTAGTGTTACTTCCAATTCCAGGTCAGTTCAGAGCTCAGTTTGTAGGTCCAGCAGTGGTTAAGAAGAAACTGAATGATGTTGATTATTTGGTGGAAATTCCAGGGAGGAGGAAAAAGTATCAGTTGTGTCATATtaacattatgaagaaatatttttccagaGCTAACACTGTTAAATCTGTTTCAGCTGTTGTACCTAAAGAATGTAATGGACAAGAAGTGGAAAGCAAAGAATATGGATGGAATGGCGAAAACTCTAAAATTTTGTGTAACCCAGATAGTTTGTTTAAACATCTGAATGCTCAGGAAGCTACTGATATTAAGGATTTATTCGAAGAACATCCGTCAATATTTAAGGACACTCCTGGTCTTGTGCGTAGTTTGCAACATGATGTTGTACTAAACCCAAATGCCCAGCCAATTAGACAAGCCCCTTACAGGTTAAGTCCACAGAAAGCTGAAGCTGTGAGAAAGGAAGTCAGTTATATGTTGGAGAATGACTTGATAACACCAAGTagcagtccttggagttccccggttgtattagtgaaaaaggaaaatggacaaGACAGGTTGTGTTTTGACTGCAGGAAAGTAAACGACTTAACAGTTGCTGACAATTTCCCTCTGCCTCGCATAGAAGATTGCATAGATAAGATTGGTAATGCCAAGTATATTAGTAAGTTAGACCTTTTAAAAGGTTACCGGCAGGTTCCTCTGACTGAAAATGCACGAGAAATATCAGCATTTATAACACCTGAAGGTTTATTCGAATGTAAAGTCATGCCCTTTGGCATGCGTAATGCAGCCAGtaccttccagagaatgatgtggatgatcacgaatggattgaagggttgtgtagtttatctggacgatataattattttcagtgacaactggaaagatcatGTCGATAGAATCAGGGCCTTATTTCGTGCAATTGCTGACGCTGGTTTGGTAGTAAACctttctaaatgcgaatttggAAAAGCTGAAGTTATCTACCTAGGACATCACGTCGGACAAGGTAAAGTATTACCCAAGGAAAAAAACATTGAAGCTGTACTAGCTTTTCCCACTCCAAAAACTCGGAAAAATGTAAGGCAATTTGTTGGTCTCGCTGGTTACTATCGCAGGTTTGTCCCcagtttttctgaaatagtaactcctttaactaatcttttaagagaaatctag